The Sphingobacterium bambusae genome includes a window with the following:
- a CDS encoding helix-turn-helix transcriptional regulator — protein sequence MDITKRFHRIIAIYFQLQGRSVVKAQDLADRFDVSLRTIYRDMRALEQAGIPIYGEAGTGYSLSEGYKLAPASFTKEEILSLAASEKLMQKFVDQDMFRNFSTAIAKVRSFLRYSDKSNIMQLEENMWMSSPNFMFNEKVPEALSILFEGITLRKIIDMEYRAVMSDEANTRKIEPVGIFHESNFWYFIAYCHLRQEHRQFRIDRIQKISRTDEPFRKEHKPLSHYIERNDSRPITTIRIGVERTIAHYMEWERMHFGFACEETQGKEVLMTFQSNAPIEEFARWYLRFADRARIIEPDTLKQCVRDILQNITI from the coding sequence ATGGATATTACCAAGCGCTTTCATCGTATCATTGCTATCTATTTCCAGCTGCAGGGCAGATCTGTTGTCAAGGCGCAGGATCTTGCAGATCGATTTGATGTAAGCCTGCGTACCATCTACCGAGATATGCGCGCCTTAGAGCAGGCCGGCATCCCGATCTATGGCGAGGCAGGTACAGGCTATTCCCTATCCGAAGGGTATAAACTCGCGCCGGCGAGCTTCACCAAAGAAGAGATATTGAGCCTCGCCGCTTCGGAAAAACTGATGCAGAAATTTGTCGATCAAGATATGTTCCGGAACTTCAGCACGGCCATTGCTAAAGTTCGATCCTTCCTGCGCTACAGCGACAAGTCCAACATCATGCAGCTGGAAGAAAACATGTGGATGTCTTCGCCGAATTTTATGTTTAATGAGAAAGTTCCCGAGGCTTTATCCATTCTGTTCGAAGGCATTACCCTACGCAAGATCATCGATATGGAATATCGCGCCGTCATGAGCGATGAAGCCAATACGCGCAAAATAGAGCCTGTAGGCATTTTTCACGAAAGCAATTTTTGGTACTTTATCGCCTATTGCCACCTTCGCCAAGAGCATAGACAATTCCGGATAGACCGTATCCAAAAAATAAGCCGCACCGACGAACCGTTCCGAAAAGAGCACAAGCCCCTCAGCCATTATATCGAGAGAAACGACTCGCGGCCTATCACAACCATACGCATTGGCGTAGAACGCACGATCGCGCACTACATGGAATGGGAACGTATGCACTTCGGATTTGCCTGCGAAGAAACACAAGGCAAAGAAGTACTGATGACTTTCCAAAGCAATGCACCCATCGAGGAATTCGCGCGTTGGTACCTCCGCTTTGCTGATCGAGCCCGCATTATCGAGCCCGATACACTCAAGCAATGTGTACGCGATATTCTCCAAAACATAACGATATAA
- a CDS encoding metallophosphoesterase: protein MQKRIFVMGDIHGAHKALVQCIQRSGFDYQYDILIQLGDIADGHNEVFECVEELLNIKHLIAVKGNHDVWFKEFIDSDYHPVGWRYGGEGTIASYIRNVRPDGVIIRKGDSLKTSLGASDIPLSHRKLFSDQMLYHIDSQNRLFVHAGFNAKLPFEGQQESTYYFDRDLWTNAMHKSRSRGDFEQEKIGGFENIFIGHTATTYWQTDLPMQALNITNLDTGAGQVGKLTIMDVDTQEYWQSDDLKALYSQHFQY, encoded by the coding sequence ATGCAAAAAAGAATTTTTGTGATGGGGGACATACATGGTGCACATAAGGCTTTGGTACAATGTATTCAGCGCTCAGGATTTGATTACCAATATGATATCCTTATACAGCTCGGTGATATTGCAGATGGTCATAATGAAGTTTTTGAGTGTGTAGAAGAACTCCTAAACATTAAGCATTTGATTGCCGTGAAAGGGAATCACGATGTATGGTTTAAGGAATTTATAGACAGTGATTATCATCCTGTAGGGTGGCGTTATGGTGGAGAGGGGACTATTGCTTCCTATATCCGAAACGTTCGGCCCGATGGTGTTATTATACGAAAGGGAGATTCGCTCAAGACTTCGCTAGGCGCTAGTGATATCCCATTGTCTCACCGCAAACTTTTCTCCGATCAGATGCTTTACCATATCGATAGTCAAAATCGCCTGTTTGTGCATGCTGGCTTTAATGCGAAGCTTCCTTTTGAAGGTCAGCAGGAGTCGACCTATTATTTTGATCGGGATTTATGGACGAATGCGATGCATAAATCTCGTTCAAGAGGAGATTTTGAACAGGAAAAAATTGGAGGCTTTGAAAATATATTCATTGGTCATACTGCAACGACATATTGGCAAACTGATTTACCGATGCAAGCGCTTAATATAACCAATCTGGATACCGGAGCTGGACAAGTAGGTAAGTTAACGATAATGGACGTTGATACTCAGGAGTACTGGCAATCTGACGATTTAAAGGCACTCTATTCACAACATTTTCAGTACTGA
- a CDS encoding site-specific integrase, translated as MQISLKERKLSNGTISLYIEYYRGSIIENDGKRNHLRDYENLQIYLVTNPSTAAERKKNKEQLQLANDILAIRKSEILQGKFKIADKSRGKRRFLDYFQEKTDERVNNVQNHGVWTSALHHMKICVPKNLTFEDVTDDFIKSVRRYFEKDARTKSNLPLSQNSKYSYFNKFRACLRTAYEEGLTLLNYAIKVKTFEQAESQREYLTFKELQALINTPCKYEILKRAFIFSCLTGLRWSDINKMIWSEVRDEGNEVHRVNFRQEKTLAVEYLYISKQARELLGERNNPTHRVFKGLKYGAVYNNEIVRWCNRAGVFKHITFHSARHTNAVLLLENGADLFTVQKRLGHKEIKTTAIYAKIVDEKMRQSANIISEFDLC; from the coding sequence ATGCAAATTTCACTTAAAGAACGTAAACTAAGCAACGGCACCATCAGCCTATATATCGAATACTACAGAGGCTCGATTATAGAGAACGATGGTAAGAGGAATCATCTCCGAGATTATGAAAATCTTCAAATCTATCTAGTGACTAATCCCAGTACTGCTGCAGAGAGAAAGAAAAATAAGGAGCAACTTCAGCTCGCAAATGATATCCTGGCTATTCGTAAAAGTGAGATATTGCAAGGCAAGTTCAAAATTGCAGACAAGTCAAGGGGTAAGCGACGATTTCTAGATTATTTTCAAGAGAAAACTGATGAGCGTGTGAATAACGTTCAGAACCATGGTGTGTGGACATCTGCTTTGCACCACATGAAGATATGTGTGCCCAAAAACTTAACCTTTGAAGACGTGACAGATGATTTTATAAAGTCTGTGCGTAGGTATTTTGAGAAGGATGCACGAACAAAGAGCAATCTACCTTTATCACAGAATTCGAAATACTCGTATTTTAATAAATTTAGGGCTTGTCTTCGTACGGCTTATGAAGAAGGACTGACTTTGCTAAACTATGCTATCAAAGTTAAGACCTTCGAGCAGGCAGAAAGCCAACGCGAGTACTTGACTTTTAAGGAGCTTCAGGCGTTAATTAATACGCCTTGTAAATATGAGATACTTAAGCGGGCTTTTATCTTTTCTTGTTTAACTGGACTTCGCTGGTCTGACATAAACAAAATGATCTGGTCAGAGGTAAGAGACGAAGGGAATGAGGTTCATCGCGTTAACTTCAGGCAGGAGAAAACCTTGGCGGTTGAGTACCTATATATCTCTAAGCAAGCGAGAGAATTATTAGGAGAACGTAACAATCCAACCCACCGAGTATTTAAAGGACTGAAGTATGGTGCTGTTTACAATAATGAGATTGTTCGTTGGTGTAACAGGGCAGGAGTTTTTAAGCATATTACTTTCCATTCTGCACGGCATACCAACGCGGTTCTTTTACTTGAAAATGGAGCTGATTTGTTTACGGTTCAAAAACGTCTTGGTCATAAGGAGATTAAGACAACAGCTATCTATGCTAAGATCGTGGATGAGAAAATGAGGCAGTCGGCGAATATTATTTCTGAATTCGACCTTTGCTAG
- the mnmE gene encoding tRNA uridine-5-carboxymethylaminomethyl(34) synthesis GTPase MnmE — MSTDLISQDTIVALATSPGANGAIAVIRLSGSQAIAITNSVFKGKDLRTQASHTIHFGTIRDGDEIVDEVLVSLFIGPNSYTKEHVVEISTHNSKYIIERVIGLLMKKGARAARAGEFTLRAFLNGGLDLSQAEAVADLIASNSAASHQVAMQQMRGGFSNQLKKLREDLVHFASLIELELDFAEEDVEFANRDQLKRLITNIHQVIRRLISSFEQGNVLKNGVPVVIAGKPNVGKSTLLNALLNEERAIVSDIAGTTRDTIEDEINIHGVTFRFIDTAGIRETQDVIEAKGVERTREKMKQARLIIYLFDPTQDTVADVQQQIAEVAALSIPFVTLINKSDLLSTAQRASYAVLEPVYISAKEQLGIEELKEELLRQVNVANIQTDDVLVTNIRHVEALQKTIEALDRVLYGIDNPVTSDFLAMDIRQSLHHLGEITGTVTTDDLLENIFSKFCIGK; from the coding sequence ATGTCAACTGATTTGATTTCACAAGATACAATAGTGGCTTTGGCCACCTCTCCGGGAGCTAATGGTGCGATTGCTGTCATTCGTTTGTCGGGTTCGCAGGCTATTGCCATTACAAATTCGGTGTTCAAAGGGAAAGATTTGCGTACGCAGGCTTCGCATACTATACATTTTGGTACTATTCGCGACGGCGATGAGATTGTCGATGAGGTGCTGGTTTCTTTATTTATAGGTCCTAATTCCTACACAAAGGAACATGTGGTAGAGATTTCTACGCACAACTCCAAATATATTATCGAGCGGGTGATTGGCCTGTTGATGAAGAAAGGTGCGCGTGCTGCGCGTGCCGGTGAATTTACTTTGCGTGCTTTTTTGAATGGGGGCTTGGATCTCTCGCAAGCAGAAGCGGTGGCGGATCTTATAGCTTCTAATTCGGCCGCCTCGCATCAGGTGGCTATGCAGCAGATGCGTGGTGGGTTTTCTAATCAACTGAAAAAGCTGCGAGAAGATCTGGTTCACTTCGCTTCGTTGATCGAGCTGGAGCTAGATTTTGCAGAAGAAGATGTGGAGTTTGCTAACCGTGATCAGTTGAAACGGCTAATCACGAACATCCATCAGGTGATTCGTCGCTTGATTTCTTCCTTTGAGCAAGGTAATGTATTGAAAAATGGCGTACCGGTGGTGATTGCGGGTAAACCAAATGTGGGGAAATCGACCTTGCTGAATGCCTTGCTGAACGAAGAGCGAGCTATTGTGTCGGATATTGCGGGTACCACGCGCGATACCATCGAAGATGAGATCAATATACATGGGGTGACCTTCCGATTTATCGATACGGCAGGCATCCGCGAGACGCAGGACGTTATCGAAGCAAAAGGAGTGGAGCGTACACGCGAAAAGATGAAGCAGGCTCGATTGATTATATATCTGTTCGATCCTACACAGGATACTGTGGCCGACGTGCAACAGCAAATTGCTGAAGTAGCGGCATTGTCCATTCCTTTTGTTACGCTGATCAATAAGTCTGATCTCCTGTCGACGGCACAGCGTGCGTCGTATGCGGTGCTCGAACCGGTATACATTTCTGCAAAAGAACAGCTCGGTATAGAAGAGCTGAAAGAGGAGCTTTTGCGGCAAGTGAACGTGGCTAATATTCAGACGGACGATGTCTTAGTGACAAATATTCGCCATGTTGAAGCACTCCAAAAGACGATCGAAGCGCTAGATCGGGTGTTGTATGGCATCGATAACCCGGTCACATCGGACTTTTTGGCTATGGATATTCGGCAGTCATTGCACCACCTCGGTGAGATCACGGGGACGGTTACTACGGATGATTTACTGGAAAATATTTTTTCGAAGTTTTGTATCGGAAAATAA
- a CDS encoding DinB family protein, with translation MNTSVILSKAEFLEHWLGHRTLTRRTIEKFPEKELFSYSIGGMRTFADLVKELLSIAEPGLRGIVQQKEEPYNHDIGLTTKEALLAKWDEDTPKIIDLFNQIPVEDFHKEYNLFGEYKFPIYSNLLYFVDNEVHHRAQGYVYLRSLGIEPPFFWERY, from the coding sequence ATGAACACATCAGTCATTTTATCCAAAGCAGAATTTTTAGAACATTGGTTGGGTCACCGTACATTAACACGCCGTACAATTGAGAAATTTCCAGAAAAGGAATTGTTCAGTTACAGTATTGGTGGGATGCGTACCTTCGCTGATCTAGTAAAAGAATTGCTTTCTATTGCTGAACCGGGGCTACGTGGCATCGTTCAGCAAAAAGAGGAGCCCTATAATCATGATATCGGTTTAACAACAAAAGAAGCTCTTTTGGCGAAATGGGACGAAGATACCCCAAAAATAATCGATCTATTCAATCAGATTCCTGTGGAAGACTTCCACAAAGAATACAATCTATTTGGAGAATACAAGTTTCCGATCTATAGTAACCTGCTTTACTTTGTAGATAATGAAGTTCACCATCGTGCACAAGGCTACGTTTATCTGCGGTCACTCGGTATTGAGCCACCTTTCTTTTGGGAACGTTATTAA
- a CDS encoding LytS family sensor histidine kinase translates to MANFLDKIFGSKIEVDLLKIELEAKLSFHESRIDSHLANMVSERLDAAEQQSFLCYLRDVAAISEGQHVAASQELGLLQRYIAFYQQVMGDALFLRFDCQAESDRLLPAFVLFPLIHNALVHGYNSMEKFPLKIKIRIFEKALQVDVTNHVNHHIASQEDNSLIDRFKSRLVSLFGEQHQLLFNSNSHTFKSNLHIPA, encoded by the coding sequence ATGGCAAATTTTCTAGATAAGATCTTCGGAAGCAAGATTGAGGTAGACCTGTTGAAGATCGAGCTGGAGGCCAAGCTCAGCTTTCACGAGAGCCGTATAGATAGCCATTTGGCGAACATGGTTTCCGAGCGACTGGATGCGGCAGAGCAACAGTCTTTTTTATGCTACTTGCGTGACGTTGCGGCGATATCGGAGGGACAGCATGTTGCGGCTAGCCAAGAACTCGGCCTGCTGCAGCGATACATTGCTTTTTATCAGCAGGTGATGGGCGATGCGCTCTTTTTACGATTCGATTGCCAAGCGGAATCGGATAGATTGTTGCCTGCCTTTGTACTCTTTCCCTTGATCCATAATGCTTTAGTGCATGGTTATAATTCCATGGAAAAATTTCCACTCAAGATCAAGATTCGCATTTTCGAAAAGGCTTTGCAGGTGGACGTGACGAATCACGTTAACCATCATATTGCTTCGCAAGAAGATAACTCGTTGATCGATCGGTTCAAGAGCCGATTGGTATCCTTGTTTGGAGAGCAACATCAGCTTTTATTCAATAGTAATAGCCACACGTTTAAAAGTAATTTGCATATCCCTGCCTAA
- a CDS encoding helix-turn-helix transcriptional regulator — translation MQKLEDIERNVIGLKAILNVGELSQYTGFSKSHIYKLVHMSKIPYSKPNGKILFFERKKIDEWILSKSYMSAEEIKQKAAKMYKR, via the coding sequence ATGCAGAAGCTCGAAGATATCGAAAGGAATGTAATTGGGCTAAAGGCGATTTTAAATGTAGGGGAACTAAGTCAGTACACGGGCTTTTCCAAATCTCATATTTATAAATTGGTCCACATGTCCAAAATTCCGTATTCCAAGCCCAATGGTAAGATACTATTTTTTGAACGCAAGAAGATCGATGAGTGGATATTGTCAAAATCATATATGAGCGCTGAGGAAATTAAACAAAAAGCGGCCAAGATGTATAAGCGATAG
- the ppk1 gene encoding polyphosphate kinase 1, whose amino-acid sequence MTKRFNPRDISWLSFNGRVLQEAADEDVPLSERIKFLGIFSNNLDEFFRVRVAGLKRALVFNEKEAKEIFFEKPQTILDELHELVIKQQKKFDSTWEKIQGEMAKQKVFIKTDTELDEEQKLFVKQYYEEEVESNVIPLLLDDARAMPYLRDKSLYLGIAMRKTDWEYETRFAIIENPTRTNGRFLLLPSPKGEKHVMLLEDVIKFNLPYIFSYFGFDSFAANAFKITKDAEFDIDNDINTTLVEKIEKGIKNRRKGKPTRFVFDKDMDPALVEFLIKKLNLSKKDSIIPGQKIHNFKHFMDFPKVFKSETHPKERSSFEHPDFAGRQRVSDVLVKKDVLLSFPYHTFMPVIDLLRESAMDPDVRSIQITIYRMAENSKIANALVNAARNGKEVTVMLELRARFDEEHNLEWKERFEMEGIKVLLGIADKKVHAKLCIIKKRINNKTVQYGFVSTGNINEKTARIYGDHCLMTSNRGVMADINRIFAALKKPKIDIYQSLKPCKTLLVCPIDMRNTLIDHIDKEIVEARAARKAHIVIKVNSLSDKLLIKKLYEAADAGVKVDMIVRGIYCAINQKKFKEPLHAISIVDEYLEHARVLYFHAAGKELVYISSADWMTRNLDHRVEAAIRITNKKIKNELIDMLAIQLKDNVKARILNNELDNSYVSNNKSPHRSQVELHRYLRKKTKHD is encoded by the coding sequence ATGACAAAAAGATTCAATCCTCGAGATATCAGCTGGTTAAGCTTTAATGGTCGTGTATTACAAGAAGCAGCAGATGAGGATGTCCCCTTATCCGAGCGCATAAAGTTCCTCGGTATATTCTCCAACAACCTCGACGAATTTTTTCGTGTGCGGGTTGCGGGGCTAAAGCGAGCACTTGTTTTCAACGAAAAAGAAGCCAAAGAAATATTCTTCGAAAAACCACAAACCATCTTGGATGAGCTCCATGAGTTGGTCATCAAGCAACAGAAGAAATTTGATAGCACTTGGGAAAAGATTCAAGGGGAGATGGCCAAGCAAAAGGTGTTCATCAAGACCGATACTGAGCTCGACGAGGAGCAAAAGCTATTCGTCAAGCAGTACTACGAAGAAGAGGTCGAATCAAACGTCATCCCTCTTCTGTTGGACGACGCACGAGCCATGCCCTACCTGCGCGATAAGAGCCTCTACTTAGGTATAGCCATGCGCAAAACCGACTGGGAGTATGAGACGCGCTTCGCTATTATTGAGAATCCAACGCGCACCAATGGCCGCTTTCTTTTATTACCATCGCCCAAGGGCGAAAAGCATGTGATGTTGTTGGAGGATGTCATTAAATTTAATCTTCCATACATCTTCTCCTACTTCGGATTCGATAGCTTCGCTGCTAATGCATTTAAAATCACGAAAGATGCCGAGTTTGATATCGACAACGATATCAACACTACGCTGGTCGAAAAGATCGAGAAAGGAATCAAGAACCGCAGAAAAGGAAAACCAACCCGTTTCGTATTCGATAAAGACATGGATCCCGCTTTGGTTGAGTTCCTGATCAAAAAGCTGAACCTATCGAAGAAAGACAGCATAATCCCCGGACAGAAAATCCATAACTTCAAGCATTTCATGGACTTTCCGAAAGTCTTCAAATCGGAAACCCATCCCAAAGAGCGCAGCTCATTTGAGCATCCCGATTTTGCGGGACGGCAACGTGTTAGTGATGTACTGGTAAAGAAAGACGTACTACTTTCCTTCCCCTACCATACCTTTATGCCGGTCATTGATCTGCTGCGTGAGTCGGCCATGGATCCCGATGTACGGTCTATACAAATCACCATCTATCGCATGGCAGAGAATTCCAAGATCGCCAATGCCCTTGTTAACGCTGCCCGCAATGGTAAGGAGGTGACGGTGATGCTCGAGCTGCGTGCCCGTTTTGACGAAGAGCACAACCTAGAATGGAAAGAACGCTTCGAAATGGAAGGTATCAAGGTATTATTGGGTATTGCAGATAAGAAGGTGCACGCCAAACTATGCATCATCAAGAAGCGGATCAACAATAAAACCGTACAATATGGATTCGTGAGTACCGGCAACATCAATGAAAAGACGGCGAGAATATATGGAGACCACTGCCTGATGACAAGCAACCGCGGCGTCATGGCGGATATCAACCGTATTTTTGCAGCGCTGAAAAAGCCCAAGATAGATATCTACCAAAGCTTAAAGCCGTGCAAGACCCTACTGGTATGTCCTATAGACATGCGAAACACCTTGATCGATCATATCGATAAAGAGATCGTCGAAGCGCGGGCAGCACGAAAAGCACATATCGTCATTAAGGTAAACTCGTTGAGCGACAAACTATTGATCAAAAAACTTTACGAAGCCGCCGATGCAGGCGTCAAGGTAGACATGATCGTGCGCGGCATCTATTGTGCCATCAATCAAAAAAAATTCAAAGAGCCGCTACATGCCATCAGCATCGTAGACGAATACCTAGAACACGCACGTGTCCTCTACTTCCACGCTGCAGGGAAAGAATTGGTATACATTTCTTCTGCAGATTGGATGACCAGAAATCTAGACCATCGCGTCGAAGCAGCCATCCGCATCACGAACAAAAAAATTAAAAATGAGCTAATTGATATGTTGGCCATACAGCTCAAAGACAATGTCAAAGCGCGCATCCTGAACAATGAGCTAGACAACAGCTATGTCAGCAACAACAAGTCGCCACACCGATCGCAGGTGGAGCTACACCGCTATTTACGCAAAAAAACGAAGCACGATTAA
- a CDS encoding type 1 glutamine amidotransferase domain-containing protein yields MKEKIAILTEVGFEEVELTSPKQTLEEQGYEVHIISPNEKSKIKSWNHTDWGREFDVDAAVTEADPSAYRAVILPGGVINPDKLRVSKESISFIDHFVQSDKLIAAICHGPLILTENGFVKEKRLTSVENIKTDLIHAGGNWEDSEVVIDGNLITSRTPEDLAAFNKAIVTYLSVNSNE; encoded by the coding sequence ATGAAAGAAAAAATAGCTATTCTCACAGAAGTAGGTTTCGAAGAAGTCGAATTAACCTCGCCCAAACAAACGTTGGAAGAACAGGGCTATGAAGTACACATCATCTCGCCCAATGAGAAAAGTAAAATTAAATCTTGGAATCACACCGATTGGGGTCGCGAGTTCGATGTCGATGCTGCGGTCACAGAAGCCGATCCATCCGCTTACCGTGCCGTTATCCTGCCCGGCGGCGTTATCAATCCTGATAAATTGCGCGTGAGCAAGGAAAGTATATCCTTTATCGACCACTTTGTGCAAAGCGATAAACTGATTGCTGCCATTTGCCACGGCCCGTTAATACTTACAGAAAACGGATTCGTTAAAGAAAAACGACTAACCTCTGTCGAGAATATCAAAACCGATCTGATCCATGCTGGTGGAAATTGGGAAGATTCCGAGGTAGTGATCGATGGAAACTTAATTACAAGCCGCACTCCAGAAGATCTAGCAGCCTTTAACAAAGCGATTGTCACCTACCTCAGCGTTAACAGCAACGAGTAA
- a CDS encoding glycoside hydrolase family 43 protein, which translates to MIKKTTAISLFALLCGTVSFAQKNPVISGWYADPEGIVYNNEYWIFPTYSAPYEQQIFFDAFSSKDLVNWKKHPRIIDANEVKWANKAMWAPSVIEKDGKYYFFFGANDVHEGEIGGIGVAVADRPEGPYKDLLGKPLINKIVNGAQPIDQFVFKDKDGQHYMFYGGWKHCNVVKLSDDFTKLLPFEDGSIYKEVTPENYVEGPFMFIRDNKYYFMWSEGGWTGPDYKVAYAIADSPFGPFKRINTILEQDPKIATGAGHHSVIKVPNEDKYYIVYHRRPLGKTSAHERETCIEEMTFDKNGHINPVKMTFEGVKHVLK; encoded by the coding sequence ATGATCAAGAAAACAACAGCTATAAGCCTTTTTGCCCTACTGTGCGGAACTGTAAGTTTTGCGCAAAAGAACCCCGTAATTTCAGGCTGGTATGCCGACCCAGAAGGAATCGTGTACAACAACGAATATTGGATTTTCCCAACCTATTCTGCCCCATACGAACAACAGATCTTTTTTGACGCCTTTTCTTCCAAAGATTTGGTAAACTGGAAGAAACATCCGCGCATTATCGACGCCAATGAGGTCAAATGGGCAAACAAAGCCATGTGGGCCCCTAGTGTAATAGAAAAAGATGGAAAATACTATTTCTTTTTCGGAGCCAACGATGTGCATGAAGGTGAGATCGGCGGAATTGGTGTTGCTGTGGCCGATCGTCCCGAAGGCCCTTACAAAGATTTATTGGGCAAACCGTTGATCAACAAAATAGTGAACGGCGCACAACCCATCGATCAATTTGTTTTTAAAGATAAGGATGGCCAACATTACATGTTTTACGGTGGCTGGAAGCACTGTAATGTGGTGAAGCTAAGCGACGACTTCACCAAACTACTTCCATTTGAAGACGGTAGCATCTACAAAGAGGTGACACCGGAGAATTACGTTGAAGGTCCGTTTATGTTCATACGCGACAACAAATACTATTTCATGTGGTCGGAAGGAGGCTGGACAGGTCCTGATTACAAAGTGGCCTATGCCATTGCAGACAGCCCATTCGGCCCTTTCAAGCGCATAAACACCATCTTGGAGCAAGATCCTAAAATCGCTACCGGTGCTGGACATCATTCCGTGATCAAAGTGCCCAACGAAGATAAGTACTATATTGTTTACCACCGTCGCCCCTTAGGGAAAACGAGCGCACACGAACGAGAAACCTGCATTGAGGAAATGACCTTCGACAAGAATGGCCATATCAATCCAGTAAAAATGACTTTCGAAGGCGTAAAACACGTATTGAAGTAA
- a CDS encoding DUF502 domain-containing protein encodes MIKKVSQKLLYYFIKGALVVVPVAGAVFLIIWAVASLDNALNLTSHFLQDDQGHPLYIPGIGILTVLCVLILVGLIFTNLVTAPIRAWLKRSINKIPLFNTLYSSIKDFTEAFVGDAKKFNEPVLVLVNETGLKKIGFLTQRDLDKIGLPDDVIVYFPYSYSVAGQVVVVKSSHVQKLNMSATDAMKLVVSGGVSGIE; translated from the coding sequence ATGATAAAGAAAGTTTCGCAGAAACTGCTGTATTATTTTATTAAGGGAGCATTGGTTGTGGTTCCCGTAGCGGGGGCTGTATTTTTGATCATTTGGGCGGTAGCTTCCCTCGATAATGCGCTCAATCTTACCAGTCATTTTTTACAGGACGATCAGGGGCATCCCTTGTATATCCCCGGTATTGGTATTTTAACGGTGCTATGCGTATTGATCTTAGTAGGATTGATATTCACCAATTTGGTCACAGCACCGATACGTGCTTGGTTGAAACGATCGATCAACAAGATTCCGCTGTTTAACACCTTGTATTCTTCCATTAAAGATTTTACAGAAGCCTTTGTTGGCGATGCCAAGAAATTTAATGAGCCAGTGTTGGTACTGGTAAATGAAACGGGACTCAAGAAGATAGGATTTCTTACACAACGTGATTTAGATAAGATCGGTTTGCCCGATGACGTGATTGTTTACTTTCCGTATTCTTATTCGGTAGCCGGTCAAGTGGTGGTGGTGAAATCGTCCCATGTGCAAAAACTAAATATGAGTGCAACAGATGCGATGAAGCTGGTGGTCTCGGGTGGTGTTAGTGGTATAGAATAG